Proteins from a single region of Pyrus communis chromosome 6, drPyrComm1.1, whole genome shotgun sequence:
- the LOC137737072 gene encoding uncharacterized protein isoform X1, protein MRAIAQSIHQCRLSLRHQACHYSSGFVTRQKPLVNTCAGVAHQFAKNGEFDILPPPTLMVSRALSIDAAQVTNGADVKKAGPLVEYERRIAAGELVDGDAYQVGTLGELQRLYDELVQSADACRLDRYSTSAKSGRSRWLWSRFIPQSSTSPVKGLYLYGGVGTGKTMLMDLFFYQLQCSWRKKRIHFHDFMLNVHKTLRKHQGVEDPLEVVAGEISDEAVLLCLDEFMVTDVADALILNRLFRHLFDNGIILVSTSNRAPDKLYEGGLQRDLFLPFIATLKERCVVHEIGSAVDYRKLTSAEQGFYFVGKDLSGFLEQKFQELIGEHEAVPQEAEVVMGRTLKVPLGANGCAYFPFEELCDRPLGAADYLGLCKNYHTLALEGVPVFGLHNRAAAYRFVTLVDVMYENKARLLCTAEGTPFELFEKIVTIADAQQIAPRTSSRSRKNDVAGLCVDNELGFAKDRTISRLTEMNSKEYLEHHAETLAEKNSQEGVNLNKMVQV, encoded by the exons ATGAGAGCGATTGCTCAATCTATTCACCAATGTAGATTGTCTTTGCGGCATCAAGCATGTCATTACTCAAGTGGTTTTGTGACAAGGCAGAAGCCGTTGGTAAACACCTGTGCTGGCGTTGCTCATCAATTTGCTAAAAATGGCGAGTTTGATATACTTCCACCCCCCACGCTTATGGTCTCAAGAGCTCTGTCAATTGATGCAGCTCAAGTTACTAATGGAG CAGATGTAAAAAAAGCGGGGCCACTTGTTGAGTATGAACGAAGAATTGCTGCAGGGGAACTTGTTGACGGTGATGCCTACCAG GTAGGCACCTTAGGAGAACTCCAAAGGCTTTATGATGAACTTGTTCAATCAGCTGATGCCTGCCGGTTGGATAGATATTCAACTTCTGCAAAATCCGGAAG GAGTAGGTGGTTGTGGTCTCGTTTCATCCCACAATCTTCAACCTCACCTGTCAAAGGTCTTTATCTATATGGAGGAGTGGGAACCGGTAAAACCATGTTGATGGACTTGTTTTTTTATCAGCT ACAATGCAGTTGGAGGAAAAAGAGGATTCATTTTCATGACTTTATGCTGAATGTACATAAAACATTGCGA AAGCACCAGGGTGTAGAAGATCCGCTTGAAGTTGTTGCAGGAGAGATATCGGACGAGGCAGTCTTGTTGTGTCTGGATGAATTCATG GTGACTGATGTTGCTGATGCATTAATATTAAATCGTCTGTTTAGACATCTCTTCGATAACGGTATT ATCCTTGTTTCCACCTCCAATCGTGCTCCAGATAAGCTGTATGAAGGTGGACTGCAGAGGGATCTTTTTCTGCCGTTCATTGCGACCTTGAAG GAAAGATGTGTAGTTCATGAAATTGGTTCTGCAGTAGACTACCGGAAACTGACTTCG GCGGAGCAGGGTTTCTACTTTGTTGGCAAAGATTTGTCGGGATTTCTTGAGCAAAAATTTCAAGAATTGATTGGGGAACACGAAGCTGTTCCACAAGAAGCAGAAGTAGTAATGGGAAGGACATTAAAG GTTCCACTAGGTGCTAACGGATGTGCGTATTTTCCTTTTGAGGAACTCTGTGACAGACCATTGGGAGCTGCAGATTATTTGGGATTGTGCA AGAACTACCATACCTTGGCATTGGAGGGCGTCCCAGTTTTCGGACTCCACAATAGGGCAGCTGCATACCGGTTTGTCACTCTAGTTGAT GTGATGTACGAGAACAAGGCCAGGCTTTTGTGTACAGCTGAGGGAACTCCCTTTGAACTCTTTGAAAAGATAGTGACAATCGCTGATGCCCAACAAATTGCACCTAGAACCTCTTCAAGGTCAAGGAAAAATGATGTTGCAGGGCTGTGCGTGGATAATGAATTGGGTTTTGCCAAAGACCGCACCATTAGTAG ATTAACAGAGATGAATAGCAAAGAATATTTGGAGCACCATGCCGAAACATTGGCTGAGAAGAATTCACAGGAAGGTGTGAATCTCAATAAGATGGTGCAAGTATGA
- the LOC137737072 gene encoding uncharacterized protein isoform X2, with translation MRAIAQSIHQCRLSLRHQACHYSSGFVTRQKPLVNTCAGVAHQFAKNGEFDILPPPTLMVSRALSIDAAQVTNGDVKKAGPLVEYERRIAAGELVDGDAYQVGTLGELQRLYDELVQSADACRLDRYSTSAKSGRSRWLWSRFIPQSSTSPVKGLYLYGGVGTGKTMLMDLFFYQLQCSWRKKRIHFHDFMLNVHKTLRKHQGVEDPLEVVAGEISDEAVLLCLDEFMVTDVADALILNRLFRHLFDNGIILVSTSNRAPDKLYEGGLQRDLFLPFIATLKERCVVHEIGSAVDYRKLTSAEQGFYFVGKDLSGFLEQKFQELIGEHEAVPQEAEVVMGRTLKVPLGANGCAYFPFEELCDRPLGAADYLGLCKNYHTLALEGVPVFGLHNRAAAYRFVTLVDVMYENKARLLCTAEGTPFELFEKIVTIADAQQIAPRTSSRSRKNDVAGLCVDNELGFAKDRTISRLTEMNSKEYLEHHAETLAEKNSQEGVNLNKMVQV, from the exons ATGAGAGCGATTGCTCAATCTATTCACCAATGTAGATTGTCTTTGCGGCATCAAGCATGTCATTACTCAAGTGGTTTTGTGACAAGGCAGAAGCCGTTGGTAAACACCTGTGCTGGCGTTGCTCATCAATTTGCTAAAAATGGCGAGTTTGATATACTTCCACCCCCCACGCTTATGGTCTCAAGAGCTCTGTCAATTGATGCAGCTCAAGTTACTAATGGAG ATGTAAAAAAAGCGGGGCCACTTGTTGAGTATGAACGAAGAATTGCTGCAGGGGAACTTGTTGACGGTGATGCCTACCAG GTAGGCACCTTAGGAGAACTCCAAAGGCTTTATGATGAACTTGTTCAATCAGCTGATGCCTGCCGGTTGGATAGATATTCAACTTCTGCAAAATCCGGAAG GAGTAGGTGGTTGTGGTCTCGTTTCATCCCACAATCTTCAACCTCACCTGTCAAAGGTCTTTATCTATATGGAGGAGTGGGAACCGGTAAAACCATGTTGATGGACTTGTTTTTTTATCAGCT ACAATGCAGTTGGAGGAAAAAGAGGATTCATTTTCATGACTTTATGCTGAATGTACATAAAACATTGCGA AAGCACCAGGGTGTAGAAGATCCGCTTGAAGTTGTTGCAGGAGAGATATCGGACGAGGCAGTCTTGTTGTGTCTGGATGAATTCATG GTGACTGATGTTGCTGATGCATTAATATTAAATCGTCTGTTTAGACATCTCTTCGATAACGGTATT ATCCTTGTTTCCACCTCCAATCGTGCTCCAGATAAGCTGTATGAAGGTGGACTGCAGAGGGATCTTTTTCTGCCGTTCATTGCGACCTTGAAG GAAAGATGTGTAGTTCATGAAATTGGTTCTGCAGTAGACTACCGGAAACTGACTTCG GCGGAGCAGGGTTTCTACTTTGTTGGCAAAGATTTGTCGGGATTTCTTGAGCAAAAATTTCAAGAATTGATTGGGGAACACGAAGCTGTTCCACAAGAAGCAGAAGTAGTAATGGGAAGGACATTAAAG GTTCCACTAGGTGCTAACGGATGTGCGTATTTTCCTTTTGAGGAACTCTGTGACAGACCATTGGGAGCTGCAGATTATTTGGGATTGTGCA AGAACTACCATACCTTGGCATTGGAGGGCGTCCCAGTTTTCGGACTCCACAATAGGGCAGCTGCATACCGGTTTGTCACTCTAGTTGAT GTGATGTACGAGAACAAGGCCAGGCTTTTGTGTACAGCTGAGGGAACTCCCTTTGAACTCTTTGAAAAGATAGTGACAATCGCTGATGCCCAACAAATTGCACCTAGAACCTCTTCAAGGTCAAGGAAAAATGATGTTGCAGGGCTGTGCGTGGATAATGAATTGGGTTTTGCCAAAGACCGCACCATTAGTAG ATTAACAGAGATGAATAGCAAAGAATATTTGGAGCACCATGCCGAAACATTGGCTGAGAAGAATTCACAGGAAGGTGTGAATCTCAATAAGATGGTGCAAGTATGA